The DNA segment TAAATACCTTATTGCAGCAAGCTTCATGGCGGCTCCGGGCAGCCTATTGATGGCGAAGATCATTGTTCCTGAGCGTAGTACTCCGAGTGACTACGACCACATTGAGCTAGATAAAGCTGACCAAAGCAACGTGATCGATGCATTAGCAAGTGGCGCAATGAACGGTATGAAGGTAGCGGTCGCTGTCGGCACTATGTTGGTTGCATTCGTGAGTGTGATTGCAATGGTCAACACAGGTTTAGAAAGTCTAGGCGAAATGTTCGGTTTTGCGGGCATTACCCTGCAAGCTATCTTCGGTTACCTATTCTCGCCTCTTGCATGGTTAATTGGTATCCCGAGTGATGAAGTATTAATGGCGGGTTCTTACATCGGTCAGAAGATCGTAATGAACGAGTTTGTTGCTTTCATCGACTTCGTTGAGAACAAAGCTCTGCTGTCTGAACATAGCCAAGTGATTGTGACTTTTGCTCTATGTGGTTTTGCCAACATTGGTTCTATCGCGATTCAATTAGGTTCGATTGGTGTTATGGCACCAGAGCGTCGTGCAGAAGTGGCAAACTTAGGTTTGAAAGCGGTAGCGGCTGGTACGTTAGCAAACCTAATGAGTGCATGTTTAGCGGGTATCTTCATCCTGCTTTAAGCTAGATTAAGTTAAAGTAGCTAGATTCAATACAAGCGCTTAAATTTAGTAAAAGCGGGTATCTTACTTACGGAGTTTACGTAAGAAGGGTATCCGCTTTTTTGTGCCTGCTGGTTAGGTTGATTCAGATTCAAACCACCATTTTCATTACTCTGTCGTGTATAAGGCTCACTCGGAAGAGTAATAGAGCAAGCCTGTTTTATCCGATATACTTGAATATCATCAGGTTGCGATTAATATCGTTCGGTTTCGACTAAGCACATCCGCTTTCGACTAAGAATAATGGCAACCAAGTCCAATAAATCAAAGGTCTCCCCATGAACATGCGCGTTCTCATCGGTCTTATCACTGCCTTTATCGGCTTGTTTGCGATGGTTTATCTTATTGCTGGTGGTACTCAGTTCCCTATC comes from the Vibrio splendidus genome and includes:
- a CDS encoding NupC/NupG family nucleoside CNT transporter, translated to MNILFGFVGVIALIACACLLSESRSSINWKTVSRALLLQIGFAALVLYFPWGQLALTSLSNGVSSLLGFADVGIAFLFGDLATEGFIFAIRVLPIIIFFSALISALYYLGVMQKVIQVLGGAVQKLLGTSKAESLVATGNIFLSQGESPLLIRPFLKSMTRSELFAVMAGGMASVAGSVLGGYAGLGVELKYLIAASFMAAPGSLLMAKIIVPERSTPSDYDHIELDKADQSNVIDALASGAMNGMKVAVAVGTMLVAFVSVIAMVNTGLESLGEMFGFAGITLQAIFGYLFSPLAWLIGIPSDEVLMAGSYIGQKIVMNEFVAFIDFVENKALLSEHSQVIVTFALCGFANIGSIAIQLGSIGVMAPERRAEVANLGLKAVAAGTLANLMSACLAGIFILL